In the Hordeum vulgare subsp. vulgare chromosome 7H, MorexV3_pseudomolecules_assembly, whole genome shotgun sequence genome, one interval contains:
- the LOC123411910 gene encoding uncharacterized protein LOC123411910 → MGRRSSASTPASGEPLLSEVLKCSGGGGARGAAMQRSLSRADDELQWFRSCLRWVCMDHSAPGGAALSWFLFLLLAVVVPATAHFLLAFRPSRRPFDAVVQVSLSAASGASFLCLSSSFRRIGLRRLLYLDKLRTNSDRVRLNYTARLAFSFRLLASLVAPCFAAEAAYKAWWYATSADRVPFFANDLLSDVLACSLEMASWMYRSAIYLLTCVLFRLICHLQGLRLEDFAGSLLVEVEEGRMGVERVLREHLDIRKQLKVISHRFRRFIVAALLIGTASQFASVLLTTRHDSIDDLLHTGELALCSVVLMSGLIIILSSAAKITHQAQALTGQTTKWHACCTIEPVPDDEIDPGSNQNSMLEEYAEEESDCESSEDTGDEDMLENTRFLQPHTHVISFQKRQALVTYLENNKAGITVFGFTLDRSYLHTIFMLEWTLFLWLLGKTVGFS, encoded by the exons ATGGGGCGGCGGTCCAGCGCGTCGACGCCGGCGTCGGGGGAGCCGCTGCTGTCGGAGGTGCTCAagtgcagcggcggcggcggcgccaggGGCGCGGCGATGCAGCGGTCCCTCTCGCGGGCGGACGACGAGCTGCAGTGGTTCCGGTCGTGCCTGCGGTGGGTGTGCATGGACCACTCGGCCCCGGGCGGCGCCGCGCTGTCGTGGTTCCTCTTCCTGCTCCTCGCCGTGGTCGTCCCGGCCACGGCGCACTTCCTCCTCGCCTTCCGCCCCTCGCGCCGCCCCTTCGACGCCGTCGTGCAGGTCTCGCTCTCGGCCGCGTCCGGGGCCAgcttcctctgcctctcctcctccttccgccGCATCGGCCTCCGCCGCCTGCTCTACCTCGACAAGCTCCGCACGAACAGCGACCGCGTCAGGCTCAACTACACGGCCCGCCTCGCCTTCTCCTTCCGCCTCCTCGCCTCCCTCGTCGCGCCCTGCTTCGCCGCCGAGGCCGCATACAAGGCCTGGTGGTACGCCACCTCCGCcgaccgcgtccccttcttcgccAACGACCTCCTCAGCGACGTCCTCGCCTGCTCCCTCGAGATGGCCTCCTGGATGTACCGCAGCGCCATCTACCTCCTCACCTGcgtcctcttccgcctcatctgCCACCTCCAGGGCCTCCGCCTCGAGGACTTCGCCGGCTCCCTGCTCGTCGAGGTGGAGGAGGGCAGGATGGGGGTGGAGCGCGTCCTCAGGGAGCACCTCGACATCCGCAAGCAGCTCAAGGTCATCAGCCACCGATTCCGTCGGTTCATCGTCGCCGCGCTGCTCATCGGCACCGCCAGCCAGTTCGCCTCCGTGCTCCTCACCACGCGTCACGACTCCATCGACGACCTGCTCCATACCGGCGAGCTCGCG CTATGTTCAGTGGTGCTCATGTCGGGGCTCATCATAATCCTGAGCAGCGCTGCCAAGATCACCCACCAGGCGCAGGCCCTGACGGGCCAGACCACCAAGTGGCACGCCTGCTGCACCATCGAGCCGGTCCCGGACGACGAGATAGACCCGGGATCCAACCAGAACTCCATGCTGGAAGAGTACGCCGAGGAGGAGAGCGACTGCGAATCCAGCGAGGACACCGGCGACGAGGACATGCTGGAGAACACCAGGTTCCTCCAGCCTCACACGCACGTGATCTCCTTCCAGAAGAGGCAGGCACTAG TGACGTACCTGGAGAACAACAAGGCCGGCATCACCGTGTTCGGGTTCACGCTGGACCGATCGTACCTCCACACGATCTTCATGCTCGAGTGGACGCTCTTCTTGTGGCTGCTGGGGAAAACAGTCGGTTTCTCGTGA